One part of the Truepera radiovictrix DSM 17093 genome encodes these proteins:
- a CDS encoding M3 family metallopeptidase: MNPLLSREPRVPFSAIRPDHVEPALDTALAEAQTALEALVTASGPRTFDTILALDALTERLSRPMGLVAHLVSVQDSPELRAAYNAVLPRYTAFLTGLPLHEGLWRAVKEAAESPQAARLEGVARRHLEKTLQEFRRAGAELSGADKARLEAINVELSQLGAKFSENTLDATNAFELLLTDEADLAGLPASALERARSSAEAKGLSGWRFTLQAPSYVPFMTYAENRALRETMYRAYTSRASGGAFDNREVIGRILALRRERAQLLGYPDHADYALEPRMVGSGARALAFVTELTERTRPHWQREVAELSAFAAALGLGELQPWDVAFVTERLRRERYAFDEEALRPFFPLEGVLAGLFELTETLFGVRVTRRDNPEVWHPDVAYYDLHDLSGTHLGSFYTDWFPREDKRSGAWMNPLITGGPTAGGFDPHVALIAANFSPPEGGRPALLTHSEVQTTFHEFGHLLHHCLSRVSVRARAGTNVAWDFVELPSQIMENWCWERPALDLFARHVDTGERLPEELFNKLRAARTFAGANAQMRQLSYGAVDLALHITYDPASGDPVGFAQRVMAPFAIRPEFAHNSFLTAFTHIFAGGYAAGYYSYKWAEVLDADAFSRFQREGLFNPETGRAFVEAILSRGDSAPPEVLFREFMGRDPDPEALLRRNLGLGETAVRPSDEVTPSEVA, from the coding sequence ATGAACCCACTTCTTTCGCGGGAGCCGCGCGTTCCCTTTTCAGCGATTCGCCCCGACCACGTCGAACCAGCTTTGGATACGGCCCTCGCGGAGGCCCAGACGGCCTTAGAGGCGCTCGTCACGGCTTCCGGGCCGCGCACCTTCGACACCATCTTGGCGCTCGACGCGCTGACCGAGCGCTTAAGTCGGCCCATGGGGTTGGTGGCGCACCTCGTCTCGGTCCAAGATTCGCCCGAGCTGCGAGCCGCGTATAACGCGGTGCTGCCGCGCTACACGGCCTTTTTAACGGGCCTGCCGCTGCACGAAGGGCTCTGGCGGGCCGTGAAAGAGGCAGCCGAGAGCCCCCAGGCCGCGCGCCTAGAGGGGGTGGCGCGGCGGCACCTCGAGAAGACTCTGCAGGAGTTTCGGCGCGCCGGGGCGGAGTTGAGCGGCGCCGACAAGGCCCGCCTCGAGGCGATCAACGTCGAGCTGTCGCAGCTCGGGGCGAAGTTCTCCGAGAACACCCTCGACGCCACCAACGCCTTCGAGCTCCTCCTGACCGACGAGGCCGACCTCGCTGGGTTGCCCGCCTCGGCGCTCGAGCGCGCCCGCTCGAGCGCCGAGGCCAAAGGGCTCTCGGGGTGGCGCTTTACGCTGCAGGCGCCCTCGTACGTCCCCTTTATGACCTACGCGGAGAACCGGGCGTTGCGCGAGACGATGTACCGCGCCTACACGAGCCGCGCCAGCGGGGGGGCGTTCGACAACCGCGAGGTGATCGGGCGCATCTTGGCGCTGCGGCGCGAGCGCGCCCAGCTGCTCGGCTACCCCGACCACGCCGACTACGCGCTCGAGCCGCGCATGGTGGGGAGTGGCGCGCGCGCGCTGGCCTTCGTTACGGAGCTCACCGAGCGCACCCGCCCCCACTGGCAGCGCGAGGTCGCGGAGCTGAGCGCTTTCGCCGCGGCCCTGGGGCTCGGTGAGCTGCAACCCTGGGACGTCGCGTTTGTCACCGAGCGGCTGCGGCGCGAGCGCTACGCCTTCGACGAGGAGGCGCTGCGCCCCTTTTTCCCGCTCGAGGGGGTGCTCGCCGGGCTTTTCGAGCTCACCGAAACGCTCTTCGGCGTGCGCGTGACGCGCCGCGACAACCCCGAGGTCTGGCACCCCGACGTCGCCTACTACGACCTCCACGACCTTTCGGGGACGCACCTGGGGTCGTTCTATACGGACTGGTTCCCGCGCGAGGACAAACGCAGCGGCGCCTGGATGAACCCGCTCATCACGGGGGGGCCGACGGCAGGGGGGTTTGACCCGCACGTCGCGCTGATTGCCGCCAACTTCTCGCCGCCCGAGGGGGGGCGCCCCGCGCTGCTGACACACAGCGAGGTGCAGACCACCTTTCACGAGTTCGGTCACCTGCTCCACCACTGCTTGAGCCGCGTCTCGGTGCGCGCGCGCGCCGGTACAAACGTCGCCTGGGACTTTGTGGAGCTGCCGAGCCAGATCATGGAGAACTGGTGCTGGGAGCGTCCCGCCTTGGACCTCTTCGCCCGCCACGTGGACACGGGCGAGAGGCTCCCCGAGGAGCTCTTTAACAAGCTGCGGGCCGCGCGCACCTTTGCGGGGGCGAACGCGCAGATGCGCCAGCTCTCCTATGGCGCCGTCGATTTGGCGCTGCACATCACCTACGACCCGGCCTCGGGCGACCCCGTGGGGTTCGCCCAGCGCGTGATGGCGCCCTTTGCTATCCGCCCCGAGTTCGCCCACAACAGCTTCCTCACCGCCTTTACGCACATCTTCGCGGGGGGTTACGCCGCCGGTTACTACTCGTACAAGTGGGCCGAGGTGCTGGACGCGGACGCCTTCTCCCGCTTTCAGCGCGAGGGGCTCTTTAATCCGGAGACGGGGCGCGCCTTCGTCGAGGCCATCTTGTCGCGCGGCGACAGCGCCCCCCCCGAGGTGCTCTTTCGCGAGTTCATGGGGCGTGACCCCGACCCCGAGGCGCTCTTGCGGCGCAATTTGGGTCTGGGGGAGACGGCGGTGCGTCCAAGCGACGAGGTCA